A single genomic interval of Nostoc commune NIES-4072 harbors:
- the murB gene encoding UDP-N-acetylmuramate dehydrogenase, with the protein MTISQAAGNVCTVSALNTKKHQTTNSVDSEVIYLPNTDCTIKPQASLSAFTSYRVGGAADLYVAPRNLESLQASLKYAKERNLKVTTLGAGSNLLVSDRGISGLVIATRHLRFSNFDPQTGQLTVAAGESIPSLALAAAELGWQGLEWAVGIPGTVGGAVVMNAGAHNSCIADMLVSAQVLSPDGTLETLTADQLGYGYRTSLLQGGDRIVTQATLQLAPGADPAKVVAITREHKKHRLSTQPYNFPSCGSVFRNPKPYSAGWLIEQTGLKGYQIGGAQVAQLHANFIVNRGGAKASDIFCLIRHIQHQVQERWSINLEPEVKMLGEFQGACG; encoded by the coding sequence ATGACCATTTCCCAGGCAGCTGGAAACGTCTGCACAGTTTCTGCTTTGAATACAAAGAAACATCAAACAACTAATTCGGTGGACAGTGAAGTAATTTACTTACCCAATACTGATTGTACGATTAAGCCCCAGGCTTCTTTGTCAGCATTTACTTCCTATAGAGTTGGGGGAGCAGCTGATTTATACGTTGCTCCTCGAAACTTAGAATCACTGCAAGCAAGTCTTAAATACGCAAAAGAACGTAATTTAAAGGTGACAACACTGGGAGCAGGTTCTAACTTGCTAGTTAGCGATCGCGGTATCTCAGGCTTAGTCATTGCTACTCGTCATCTGCGCTTCAGCAACTTTGACCCCCAAACCGGTCAATTAACCGTTGCTGCTGGAGAATCAATTCCTAGTTTGGCATTGGCGGCAGCAGAATTAGGGTGGCAAGGATTGGAGTGGGCTGTTGGTATCCCTGGAACAGTCGGAGGTGCCGTGGTCATGAATGCAGGGGCACATAATAGCTGTATCGCAGATATGTTAGTTAGCGCCCAAGTACTTTCACCCGATGGTACGCTGGAAACTCTTACCGCCGATCAGTTAGGTTATGGCTACCGAACTTCATTATTGCAAGGTGGCGATCGCATAGTCACTCAAGCCACTTTACAACTCGCGCCAGGTGCAGACCCAGCAAAAGTTGTGGCAATCACCAGAGAACACAAAAAGCATCGCTTGAGCACCCAACCATACAACTTCCCCAGTTGTGGAAGTGTGTTCCGCAATCCCAAACCTTACAGTGCTGGCTGGTTAATTGAACAAACTGGTCTGAAAGGCTACCAAATTGGTGGAGCGCAAGTAGCACAACTCCATGCTAATTTTATTGTTAACCGTGGTGGAGCAAAAGCTAGTGATATCTTCTGTCTCATTCGCCACATTCAACATCAAGTACAAGAACGTTGGTCTATTAATTTAGAACCAGAAGTCAAAATGCTCGGAGAGTTTCAAGGTGCTTGTGGATAG